The Streptomyces sp. NBC_01244 genome contains a region encoding:
- a CDS encoding TIGR00730 family Rossman fold protein: MGNPEGSARRRPEEQQLGPVLRRRGQVQAGSTTDQRLLDSAGPSEWVHTDPWRVLRIQSEFIEGFGTLAELPPAISVFGSARTPVGSPEYEAGVRIGGALVEAGFAVITGGGPGAMEAANKGAREANGISVGLGIELPFEQGLNQHVDLGLNFRYFFVRKTMFVKYSQGFVVLPGGLGTLDELFEALTLVQTQKITRFPIVLFGTAYWSGLIDWLKGTVIAQGKASEKDLYLFHVTDDVDEAIALVTKEVGR, encoded by the coding sequence ATGGGCAACCCTGAAGGGTCCGCTCGTCGTCGGCCCGAGGAGCAGCAGCTCGGGCCGGTGCTGAGGAGGCGGGGCCAGGTGCAGGCCGGCAGTACGACGGACCAGCGGCTGCTGGATTCGGCCGGGCCCTCCGAGTGGGTGCACACCGATCCGTGGCGGGTCCTGCGCATCCAGTCGGAGTTCATCGAGGGCTTCGGCACCCTGGCGGAGCTGCCGCCCGCGATCAGCGTGTTCGGCTCCGCGCGGACACCGGTGGGTTCGCCGGAGTACGAGGCGGGCGTGCGGATCGGCGGCGCGCTCGTGGAGGCCGGCTTCGCGGTGATCACCGGCGGCGGCCCGGGCGCGATGGAGGCGGCCAACAAGGGCGCGCGGGAGGCCAACGGCATCTCGGTGGGCCTGGGCATCGAGCTCCCCTTCGAGCAGGGGCTCAACCAGCACGTCGACCTCGGGCTGAACTTCCGCTACTTCTTCGTCCGCAAGACGATGTTCGTGAAGTACAGCCAGGGCTTCGTGGTCCTGCCGGGCGGCCTCGGCACCCTCGACGAGCTCTTCGAGGCCCTGACCCTGGTCCAGACGCAGAAGATCACCCGCTTCCCGATCGTGCTGTTCGGCACGGCGTACTGGAGCGGGCTCATCGACTGGCTGAAGGGCACGGTCATCGCCCAGGGCAAGGCCTCGGAGAAGGACCTCTACCTGTTCCACGTCACCGACGACGTGGACGAGGCGATCGCGCTCGTGACGAAGGAAGTCGGCAGGTAG